The DNA sequence CGATCGCGCGCTGCTGCGGGATGTAGCCGACCTTGCGGTTCGCGCCGCCCGGGCGGCCGCCGGCGATCTCGACCGTGCCCGCGGACAGGCCCTGCATGCCGAGCAACGCCTTGAGCAGGCTGCTCTTGCCGGAGCCGTTCGGGCCGAGCACCGCGAGGAACTCCCCGGGCTCGACGACGAGGTCGAGACCCGACCAGAGCGTCCGGGGACCGAACGCGAGACCCGCGCCGCGGACCCGGACCGCGGGGCGTACATCGTCGGAGACGGGAGGCATGCTCAGCTCAACGCTTTCGCGAGTGCATCGACTTCCCCGGTCATCCAGCCAATGTAGTCCGTCACACCCTGGGGCAGCGTCTCGGTCACGTCGACGACGCCGATTCCGGCGGCCTTCGCCTGGCCGACGACGTCCTGGGTCAGCGGCGTCACCGTCTGCGCGTTGTTGATCAGCGCCTTGACCTGCTTGGTGGCGATGAGCTGCTTGTACTCATTCACCGCGCCCGCCGGGACGTCGGTGTCGTTCTCCACCGCGTCGGAAAACGCCTTGGGTGTCGCGTCCGTCAGCTTCGCGCTCCGTAGCAGGTAGTGCGCGACCGGCTCGGTGACGACGACCTTCGTCCCCGGGTGCGCCGCGCCCAGCTCACCGAGGCGCTTCTCCAGCGCGTCGACCTTCGCCTTGAACGCGGTCGCGTTGTCGGTGAAGAGCTGCTTCGACGCCGGCTGCAGCTCGCCGAGCTGCGCGGCGACCTGGTCGGCCACCTTGTCGACGCCGGGCAGGTCGTACCAGACGTGCTCGTTCTCGTCGCCGGTCGCGGCGACGTCGTAGGCGACGACCTTCTTCGCGTCGCCCGCCTGGTCGGTGAGCTTGCCGAAGAACTCGTCGTACCCGCCGCCGTTGGACAGCAGGAGCTGCGCGTCCTTCGCCGCCAGCGCGTCGTCGGCCGTCGTCTCGTAGGAGTGCGGGTCGGCCGACGGGTCGTGGATGACCGACTTGACCTCGACCTTGTCGCCGCCGACCGCGCTGGCCACGCTGCCCCAGACGTCGGTCGAGGCGACCACCTTGAGCTTGCCGTCACCGCCGGATTGACCACCGCCGTCGGCGCCGGACGACCCGCCGCCGGAGCACGCGGCGAGCGCGAAGAGGGACAGGGCCGAAGCGGCGGCGAGCGCGCTCCTGGTGCGGCGGGAACTCATCGGGGACTCCTGCGAGAGATGCACGACTGCTAATGGAAACCGTTGTCAGATTCACTTTACCCCATCCGGATGACACCCTGGCAATCCGATCGGGGCTGGTGTATGCGCCGACGTGCATGCGGATCGAGACATCGACCACGCGGGGTGTCTCTTCAGGAAAACGATCTGAACCGTTACGGTTTGCTGATGGGACGTCCTATTCGCACCCGGAGGCAGGCGACACTGGCGTCGCTCGCGGCGGAGCTCGGTGTGTCCAGGACCACGGTGTCCAACGCCTACAACCGGCCGGACCAGTTGTCCCCGGAACTGCGCCGCCGGGTCCTCGAGACCGCGCGGCGCCTCGGCTACCCCGGACCTGACCCCGTCGCCCGCTCGCTGCGCACCCGCAAGGCCGGCGCCGTCGGGCTGCTGCTGACCGAAAACCTCTCCTACGCCTTCCGCGACCCCGCCGCCGTCGGTGTCCTCGAGGGACTGGCCCTGGCCTGCGAAGACGCCAGTGTCGGCCTCCACCTGGTGCCGGCCAGCCCGGGCCGAGAGGACGTCGCCGCGGTGCACCGTGCGGGTGTCGACGGCTTCGTCGTCTACTCCGTGCCGGACGACGATCCACACCTGGCCGCCGTGCTGGAGCGGCCGGTGCCGACGGTGATCATCGACCAGCCGAGCATCGAGGGGATCGACCGCGTCGGCCCGGACGACGCGGCGGCCGTCGGCAAGATCGCCGAGCACCTGGTCGGCCTCGGCCACCGGCAGGTCGGCGTCATCTGCATGCGGCTGGCCCGCGAGCGCAACGACGACTTCGTCTCCCCGGTGCGCCAGAGCGGCGCGCACTTCCACGTCCAGCGCACCCGGCTCGAAGCGCTCGCCGTGGCGTTCTCCGGTGCCGGCGTCGACTGGGCGGGCGTCCCGGTGGTCGAGCGGTTCGACCACACGGTGGACGACGGCGCGTCGGCCGCCCGGCAGCTGCTCGACGCGTACCCGCAGATCACGGCCGTGATCTGCACCTCCGACAT is a window from the Amycolatopsis sp. NBC_00355 genome containing:
- a CDS encoding LacI family DNA-binding transcriptional regulator, which translates into the protein MGRPIRTRRQATLASLAAELGVSRTTVSNAYNRPDQLSPELRRRVLETARRLGYPGPDPVARSLRTRKAGAVGLLLTENLSYAFRDPAAVGVLEGLALACEDASVGLHLVPASPGREDVAAVHRAGVDGFVVYSVPDDDPHLAAVLERPVPTVIIDQPSIEGIDRVGPDDAAAVGKIAEHLVGLGHRQVGVICMRLARERNDDFVSPVRQSGAHFHVQRTRLEALAVAFSGAGVDWAGVPVVERFDHTVDDGASAARQLLDAYPQITAVICTSDILALGAMAEAERRGLRVPQDLTVTGFDGIAEAERIGLTTVHQPVLEKGKAAGRLLLSSGERSAPKVITLPTELRIGRTSAPPRTVEEPWFGG
- a CDS encoding metal ABC transporter solute-binding protein, Zn/Mn family; translated protein: MSSRRTRSALAAASALSLFALAACSGGGSSGADGGGQSGGDGKLKVVASTDVWGSVASAVGGDKVEVKSVIHDPSADPHSYETTADDALAAKDAQLLLSNGGGYDEFFGKLTDQAGDAKKVVAYDVAATGDENEHVWYDLPGVDKVADQVAAQLGELQPASKQLFTDNATAFKAKVDALEKRLGELGAAHPGTKVVVTEPVAHYLLRSAKLTDATPKAFSDAVENDTDVPAGAVNEYKQLIATKQVKALINNAQTVTPLTQDVVGQAKAAGIGVVDVTETLPQGVTDYIGWMTGEVDALAKALS